aatcattttagttattttaagaaagtaattaatgcatattaaatgctgaagatgtaattaatattcattatatcttcaacatgtaatatgcattaattactttcttaaaataactaaaatgattggtccagaatcagtcatacatgcacacaatagatagtgaaaacaaaataacctaaccatatatatatatatatatatatatatatatatatatatatatatatatatatatatatatatatatatatatatatatatatatatataacgaaaaTGCCTCATATTTTATTTTCCTATCAGCTTCATATTGTTTTGGACCGGTCCTAAATATCAATTTTTATAGCCTCTCACCTCATAATCACTTCATTTTTTATTGGATTCACATTTTATTACTTCCTTTGTCACAACATGTCTCAAAAATTAAACCTCCCAAATCAAAAATTCGCATTTGAAGGATTTTGCATAAAGTCTAATTTTCTTAAAAGTTTCTAATACAAGAAGTGGTTCTCGTGATCATCCATCATTTTTAGTATGTAAGGATATcgtcaataaaaaaaatattaaatcaaaTATCAAGTCAAACAATTGTGACAACGATGAGAATACCTAAGACCTTGTTTGTTACAAACCGGAAAGGTGAAAacctataaaaataaaaataataaaataacttattagTCACAATGAGTTTGATTGATTTCTTGTGTTTATTTTCTAATGGGTAAGTTATTATATTTTGATTGGAATTATCCCGTAAAGAAACCCCTGCTATTTTTTAAGAAACTCAAAGAAAAAGTTATATCCTTTGGAGAGAATTAATACATTATTAATAGTTAcatattttaactattaaaaagaAATAAGCAATCGTAACAGGACCGATGGTAAATTTATAGTAATCGTCAATTTTATTACTGAAGGCATATCATTTTTTgtagaaaaaataaatatataacctGTTAAGTTCAGTTGTATGCTTAATTAATGTACACTGACTTTGAAAGAAATTGCAAAGAGGGTTTGATATACCATTGAATAAAAACTCAACTACTTCCAACTCAAATTAATGAAATTATTGAATTGGTCACATTATTTTACTTGCTAATAATTTAACACACATACATAGTCACATCTCAAACTCTATGTCAGCTAGAGTTCCTATTAAATGGTTCGGCACACATGAACACATGGTCAAAGCTATCGAAGctaaaaattaataaaacaataagttatttttttttttctggtttATAAAACAATACGTTAGTTTATTCTTATCATGGTTTTATGTGGAATTTATAAAACAAGTGTATAccgaaatcaaaataaaaaaaagttaacatAACATTGAGGCATATGTTTCAtgcaattttttaaaatatatccgTCACGCAGGCCGCAGGGTGTTTCTCATAATACAAGAGCAAGAACAGTTCAACAAACATGTAATTAGaccataaaatataaaatataaaattataactaTCAAAAATTAAATGCAATACGTTCACCAAAAGTTCAATTAACTGAAAGGCTGAAACCAATTGCATACGTAACAAAAAGCCTCAATGATACTAAGTCTTACAATATGAAAGACTTCTACATATATAAAGTCGTTTTTCATTCTTCCACTAATATGGTATGATTGAGACAAATCATTCAATCATCATATTCGGtgattattttcattttttatattcaTTTGATGTTTTGTTTTGAACGTTTACAAAGATGCAATAGAGAAAACGCAAATATATAATTATCtttctattatggaatttgtgTTCCAAATTAGGTACATTTCTAAAATAGGTAAACACATTGCTTGAAGTGGCCCTTGTacctttttttgtttaaaatttataaaagaaaataggAAACACCTAAAAATGTgaattgaataataataataatatatcctTATTCTTGAAATAGTGTTAAAATTTTTAATAGTAGCAGATACATTGTGTTTATAtctatatttttacatttttttaaggGAAATGGACTtaataaggtaattaacttttcggtttgttcacatcCAGATAACTATctctttttgtacacatttaagtAACGAACTTTTTGAAAGTGTTTACATATGACTggctgtagcaggttacatcatGTCATAACCAGTCATATATGAACACTTCCAAAAACCAGTCATATatgaacacttccaaaaagttcATTACCTAGATGTGTCCAAAAAAAATATAGTTACCGAGATATGAGTAAACTGAAAagataagagtaaattacacgaatggtccttgtagtttgggtaatttgtgcgtttggtccatagcttattttttaacttggatggtcgctattgtttatttttgttgtgtgTTTGGTCCCTATTTTAACTCAAAAGACCATTGTgccattttttaatttatttttaaattaattttcttatttatgtatttattttttatattttttaaaaaattaatagaccccacgTATTTGATTCTCCTCACCTTAAACCTAAAACCATATTCGAGAAATTTAAGCTCGGTCCCACCGGTCACCATCCCATCTCTCATCCTCCTCAACGTCTCTTTCTTTTCCATCTTTAATGACATTAACGTCTTCACTATCCCTTTTTTTTCGGTCCTTCAACTCCGACGAACCAACACTATAACCCTTTTATTGGGTTGTGGTTGTGGAAAATTTCAATGAAGAGACAGTGGGTTGTGGGGTTGGTTCGTTGGAGTTGAAAGACCGAAAAAATAATGGATGATGAATACGTCAATATCACTAAAGATGGAAATGAAATATAAGTTGAGGATGATGAGAGATGAGATGGTGACTAGTGGGAACAAacttaaatttctcaaatgtggtttcaggttTAGGGTAAAGAGATGCAGATATCtgtggtctattaatttttttttaaatatataaaaaataaatacataaataagaaaaaaaaattaaaaaataacttaaaaaggcacaatagtcttttgagATAAGATAGAGACCAAAcgcacaacaaaaataaacagtaaggATCATATGAGTTAGAAAATAAGTGagggaccaaacacacaaattacctaaaccataaggaccattcatgtaatttactcttaactTTTCGGTGTATTCACATATGggcaacatttttttttgtacacatctaggtaacaaactttttggaagtgttcacatatgaccattatgaccggtcatatgtgaacacttccaaaaaattcgttacctagatgtatacaaaaaaaaaagatagttacgtAGATGTGAACAAACTGAAAAGTTAATTATTTTATTGAGTTCATTTTCCCTTCCGATCATAATGATTATATGTGAACATTTTCAAAAAATTTGTTACCTAAATGTGtaccaaaaaaaaaagatagtaACCTAGATGTGAATAAACCGAAAAATTAATTACCTTATTAAattcattttccttttttttaaacACAATGATATATCTAGATACTATGTTTTAAAAATACGTGCAATGTTTATAATTATATTGgtatttttataaattatgtttatatgttatatttatatatgtacatttaaaatttaaattgtatttacattatttatatattacaATAAGTAATTGATAAATATGGCAATCTATTGATTACTATTAAACCCTCTCTGACACGATTTTGTACTTCAAAACGCCGTAGAAGACAGACGGACGTCTCCGGGAGTATTTACCAACTGAAGTGGGGAGCACAATCGGAAGTGCTTTTGCTCATTGGTGAACGATTTAGCAGATTTTCAAAGGCCATTGTCGTAATGTAAGTGTTTTTCTTTTCTCTGCTTTCAGAATTATCGTAAGCATCACATGATTTTAGGGGTTCTTTTGATCTTCATTGCACTTAAAACGTACATGATTTCTATTCTGATTTCGTCTTTTACATGAAGAGTACTTGTTCTGTTTTTATGCAAGTTtgtagggtttagggttttgtgAATTGTTTGCCGTATATGTACACTCCCGTGGATAATTGACGTTTTCGGGAGCAAAGGGAAGTCAAAATTGAGTAGAAATCTTACTATTGTACAACTATTGACTTGCATTAGGAATCCGAAATAAAACTCTTCAATGAACTACCAGTTATACAATAACACGCAATGACTACGAACTTTGTCTGCTTATAGTTCAATATCCCAGAAAATTAGTAATAATTTCCATATTCTGTTAATCTGTTCAAACTTCAAAGAAAGGAGTAAGTCCCAATTTGGATTCTATATGAAAATTATAACATTCTTATGAATGTTTTCTATACAATAATAACCATTGTAGTGGATGACAAGAAGAAGTTTAAATAGAATCAGATGTCCTGAATGTGATGATTGTTATGCATACACATTACCATTTGAAGATTTCAATTTCTTGCTGATTGTTTTGTATTATTGTGATGATTTTTTGTAGATAACTCTACATATAAAATGGCTCCTAAGGGAGAGGCATGTGCTGAGTGCACTCAGAATTGTCTCTTGATGCATAAAAAGGAGAAAAATCCATCACCTGTTGCCACTTCATTCGTCAAAGTCATGTTTGGTGATGAATATTCCAAAGTTTTGGTATTAACATTCTCTCATTGCATTACACTAAACAAAAATTTCTGCTTTTTGTTGGATGAAGGGCGTATTTGTAAACAAAATGTTACTGATTTATCATTCATTTACTTGCAGTTCCTGCCTCCAAAATTTGCTCATACTGTACAGAAAAAATCTGGTAGGTCAACTTGGCTTGAGGATTCAAATGGTGAGAAATGGAAAGTAAGATTCACAAAAATTGATGGATTATTGGCATTTGAAGAAGGTTGGAATACATTTTGTTTAGCTCATGGGCTAAAAGTTGGCGATTTATTGGTTTTTCATTACATTATGGAATCTTATTTTGTTGTTTCAATGTATGGAGAAAGTGGTTGCCCTGAAAATAGACACTTTGGATTCACTCCTAACCCAATGAAAGAAACTAGAAAAGAACATAAGTTGACCACTGTTGACCACCATATCCCATCAAATGCAACCACCAATGGAAATCATCATCATCTTGAAATTAAAGACTCTGTTGGAAGTCAACAAAAGGAGATAAGTATCAAGAAAAAAAGAACAGATGATATGATGTCACCAAACACTCATGATCATTTGGTTGCATCATCTTCTCAATCTCAGCCATCTGATTCAGATAAAGAAAAAAGTCAAAGATCAAAACCATTGGTCAACACAAACCCTGATAACACTAATTGTGAGACTCCTACAATTGTGAAAAATAACCACAGTGCTCCTGTACAAGATTCAGAAGATGAACATTTAGGGGTAAACAGTTTACAGAAACATGACGTGTCAATCCTACAAACTAGCCCTAAAAAATCCTCCGGTGGCCGGAAAGATGATGTGGCAGCCGGAGGTGGTGGAGATGGAACTAAAGTAAAAGAATCTGGGAAGCTTCTGGAAACACTTTCCAAAAAGATGACAGAAAAGCCCAAGGAAAACACATTCAAGCCTTCTATCAAGAAAAGGTTGAGGAGCACCATGTTTCCAAgtaagtttttattattattattattttttttaacccATAATAACGATGTATGTGGATCTTTTGTTAGAAACATGATATGGTTCTTGAACATTTGTTTTTACTATGGTTAAACAGTGACACCAACAAAGATTGTTAAAAAAGATTCTGTGTTGACAAGTCAAACCGATGTCTCTGGTTCAAAATCGCGCAATGACGATGGTGCCCCTGCTTCCTCTCCTAAACCGATAGGTATGATCATTGATTGTAGAAGCTCaatattatgtttttttctaGTTATTTCAATGTATATATAATGAtcttttaataaaacagtttCACCACCAAAGATTATTAAAAAAGAGCCTATCTCAGCACGCGAAGAACATGATTCAAGATTTCACAATGTTGGTGTTCCACATAAACCGATTGGTATATATAAtggttaaattttaaattttttatactttatttttttttctttttattaatcGTGTGATCATTTATTTGCTTAACATTGAACAGCTAAACCAATGGAAATGCCCAACAAGAGTCCTCCTACATTGAAACGTGACTCAACGGGTGTGATGAAAACAAGTTCTAGTGGCAAGACAGATTTTAATAACTCTCATAAGGAAGAAAGCAATAATTTTTTACAAAAAGTCAAACCCGAGCCTGTTGACTATGAGGACACACCCTGGACCGGTCCCACCAACACTTCATTTTCTGCGGTCATGAGTAGTTACCAATATCTTGTACGTATCTTTTTTGAAACAGTCAAAGGTTTGAGTCTCAGCAGCTGTAGTGTGAGAATTTAAATCCCAATGTGGATTGCACGCTTATGCATGTCATCTAGCGGGCCCCATTAATCTTTTGGGAGGAGAGCAGTGTGGGCCTGTTCAGAGGTTGCTGgaagaataattttttttttctttgtagaAACGTAGTGATGATTATAAATGTATGCAGGAGATACCGAAATGGGTGAAGTTGAAGTCGAAGGTGATTCTTTTGAGAAATAAGGCGGATCTTTGGCCGGTTTTGTATCAAAATAAAGTGGGTTTGAAGGCTTTAACACAAAGTTGGGAAGCATTTGCAAGGCAAAGAGGGATTCAGATTGGGGATAACTGTGAATTTGTTCTTGAAAGTGAAGCAAATAGTAATTTCACTTGTAGCGTGTTTACAGTACATGTTACTAGCAAATGACGTGGCAGTGGGGCCCATTTGACGTTGATATTTTGATTTGCACTATGTAAATTGTAGTAAGATGTGTGTGTTTTGGACTTTTGGTTGATGGTCGGATTGTAgggctagttttttttttttttttgggcagTGTTTGTTGATGAATAAGTCATGTCGATAAATGTTGGCAATGGATTAGTCGAGTGTAATTTCTTAGTATGATATCAATCCAAGTTTATGGTTCGACTTTATCTGTTTAATGACCGATCTTTacaattactaattgataatgtaatCACAACATTCTAGTAATTTATTTTAACGAAAACCTAACTTTAATGAacattttcaaaagtttttttaatgATTAGTATTTGTTAgatgaaatgtttttataaagtttttttaaTGATTAATATTTGTTAgatgaaatgtttttataaagtcTTTTACTTTATAGTTTTTTTAATCATTGTCATTGCCCAACGTTACTTTATGTCAACATTCAAATAAGCAGAACCTTACTTGGTTTTTTTGTGTGATTGCGCTAAGAAACGTTATAATATTCTTTATGTTTTTCTAGTATTCTATAAGTCATTTTTATCATGTTTACTTTATATGTTGTATCACGATTACTTTATATATACTAAAGCGAAAGACAAAATTTTGTAAAATGAAAATCACATCACGtacaatataattttttttgatcaAGTCTAACTACAAATCTGgagaaaatttcaaaaaatatacGAGTAAATTTATAAAAAGTTAAAACGTACATAAACACTACTAAAATACAAACACACTCAAAAAATTTGAACATTGGTTGGTCTATTTTGAACCCAGGTGTTTGTTTTTCTTGGTGCCCTTTTTCCTTGAAACACTAGTTTCAGGACCTTCAGCCTCTTCAGCTTTCTGCTCTGCCTCCAAGACTGCCAGCTGTACATGAGAAAAAAATTGATTAGACAATTTGtgtcttatttttatttatttttaacacaTCACCACAGACACTTAAATACATGACAGGATATTGCAAGTGTTAGAGCTTATTAATACCTCATCAAGAATTGGCTTAAGCTCCTTGAACCGAGTTTCAGCAAGATCAAAACCATCCTTCCGGAGTTCCTGCAATCAATAAAAACAAGTCAAAGAAGATTTActcaacaataaaaaaaaaaaaaaaaaaaaagtataatgcTTTAATTAATCACTATTCACTACACGTAAATAGATAAAAAGGTGAAAGTAAACCTTTCCAGTGTGAGCAGTATGTTCATATGCTGCCATTTGCCAGTAACTGTTTGTTCGCTTATAGAAGTCCTTCAGAGCTTCCCCAGGCTTTTTAACGCAAACAATAATAATTTATAATTCAGTAATCGCTTAGAATCAatgtttatatttaaaaaaaaaaattgtttctgcAATTAAAAATTACCATTGGAGTTCTCTGTGAGTCAGATAGCCCAAGACTAGCTCTTATTTGATCAATTCTTGCTCTTTTTTCCTTCCTTCGTAGTTTCTTCCCTTCACCTTTTATTATTGCAACAGCATCTCCCATTACATCATCACCATTAGAACCCtccacatcatcatcatccgTGTCATCACTATCACCTTTatcctcatcatcatcttcactatcttcatcatcatcgtcatcatcttcatcatcatcatcatcatcatcatcctctgaTGCTTCAACCCATTCAGACTCAGACGCCTACACAAAATAAcaacaaatataaatatatttttttaaatatcaagGTAAATGaaaatattgtttataaaaagttagAATGTTAACAAACCGGAATAAGGCACTTCCATTCATCAAGTTTGCTAAGATTAAGAGCATATAAATCATCCAGTGTGATTTCTTGATCTCTTATTTCCATCATGCCTCCATAAACATACAATGTATCTCTTCCAACTACCATGCTGGAATTTATACGCCCACAAGGCTTCACTACTTCTTCAATAACTGATTTTGTAGCCACCTCATCAACCCTAATGTTTCTCTCCATATTTAATGAAATATCATCAATGTTACTTTCCATATTACCAACTTCATCACAATCcatttcatcatcttcatcttttttctttttcatctgCAAAAACATTTCAAATTACCATTTTTATTGGCATGcgataatttttataaaaagtaagGTACCAAAAATACCTTATCTTTTGTTGATTTCTCCTTTCTCAACTCCAATGGGTACCTAAAAGTTTAGTTATTCTTAAAATAGTTAGCTGAAAACGTCTATATAGTTTTTATACAGAAATGACACAAAAATATAAAACCTTCTTATGATTTTAAGGAATTACCAACGATTAATATCCAATTGGAAGCCATAAAGTTCATTCAAGAACAAGCTCATTAACACATCACCTGCATATACAATTGAAGTCATTATAAAATTAGAAATCGTATTAACTACACATGTTTTACACACTTCTTAATGATGAAAAATATTAGTTTAAGTTCTAAAGGCAATCATATCTACTTCTGAGAAATTTAATAGATtccaatgagttttttttttttttttttaaaaagagaaaaaagaaaATCAACCTTCAGCCTCCATGTCAACAACTCCACCAAATAACACAGCCCGCTTTTTATGTACACACATAGAGAAACCAGCACGAGGTCCAGGTGGCATTCCACCTTTCTTTACCTAAAACCagataaagtttaaataaaatataagttattcatttttaattataaatgaaactgaaaagagtaaaaataaaaataaaaaagcatAATACCTTGTTCCACACCCAAGTCTTAGGGTCAAGCAACCACATATCCGAATGAACAATCCCTTTTTCTGAGCTGTTTTTATCAGAAGATACCTCTTTTGAGTACCCACCATATAAATAAATCTACAATTTTAACAACATTTTTATTGGTAAATCAATTAAAGATTCACTCACttaaaacaagaaaataaaatatctaaTTTTAACTCACATCATCTTGATAAACAAATAGTTGGAAGCCACTTCGAGCACTTGGCCACAAGCATCCAGGTGTAGGTTTTATTTCTTGCCACTACAAAATAAcacaatatatttatattaattacAAAACTTAATTCGCCAAAAAAAAACTATCAACCATTTTAAGTTGTTTCACTTTCTTCATCACTTCACCTTAAAAGTATCAAGATCAAAGACGTGCAAATCATTGAAGTATCTGCATGATGAAACAAAGTAACAAATAACAGAATCAAATCTCATATCTTTTAAGTTTTAAACTCCATTATATCTGATAATAAAGAAACAAATAACAACCTGACTTCTCTGAGAGTATCATAGAAGCCACCAAAAACAACGAGCTTGTGCTTATACAAAACCTGCAAATGAGGTCTAGGGtttacatgaaaaccctaaaagatGGATGACATAAGCAAAATCAGAAACATGTGAACATACCATTCGATGACCAGAACGAGGGCTAGGGCAACCTTTATAATTTAATTGTTCCCATTGATTTGTTTTCAAATCCAACATCCAAAAGTCCTGAAATCATACAACAATGCAACATTTCATACATAAGAAATAAGTCACTTATTAAAAAAATTGTCTTTTTTCATGCCCTTGATGGAAAACAAGTTAACTTCAAATCCCACAAGTACTCTACCTTGTAGTGATGGAAACGTTCTTGATTAGGAGATGTAAATTCACCACCTAGTTACAAACAAAACAAGAATTTTGTTAGTTTACAGGTGACATATAATACACTATTTTAATAAAAGAGTGATTAACTTTAGTCTT
The genomic region above belongs to Lactuca sativa cultivar Salinas chromosome 4, Lsat_Salinas_v11, whole genome shotgun sequence and contains:
- the LOC111921507 gene encoding uncharacterized protein LOC111921507 yields the protein MAPKGEACAECTQNCLLMHKKEKNPSPVATSFVKVMFGDEYSKVLFLPPKFAHTVQKKSGRSTWLEDSNGEKWKVRFTKIDGLLAFEEGWNTFCLAHGLKVGDLLVFHYIMESYFVVSMYGESGCPENRHFGFTPNPMKETRKEHKLTTVDHHIPSNATTNGNHHHLEIKDSVGSQQKEISIKKKRTDDMMSPNTHDHLVASSSQSQPSDSDKEKSQRSKPLVNTNPDNTNCETPTIVKNNHSAPVQDSEDEHLGVNSLQKHDVSILQTSPKKSSGGRKDDVAAGGGGDGTKVKESGKLLETLSKKMTEKPKENTFKPSIKKRLRSTMFPMTPTKIVKKDSVLTSQTDVSGSKSRNDDGAPASSPKPIVSPPKIIKKEPISAREEHDSRFHNVGVPHKPIAKPMEMPNKSPPTLKRDSTGVMKTSSSGKTDFNNSHKEESNNFLQKVKPEPVDYEDTPWTGPTNTSFSAVMSSYQYLEIPKWVKLKSKVILLRNKADLWPVLYQNKVGLKALTQSWEAFARQRGIQIGDNCEFVLESEANSNFTCSVFTVHVTSK
- the LOC111921508 gene encoding uncharacterized protein LOC111921508 codes for the protein MGKKTKKPGKGKEKTERKTAKAEVKKARRESKKVSPEDDIDAILLSIQKEEAKKKEVHVEENAPRPSPRSNCSLNINPLKETEMILYGGEFYNGTKTYVYGDLYRYDVDKGDWKLVSSPNSPPPRSAHQAVTWKNYLYVFGGEFTSPNQERFHHYKDFWMLDLKTNQWEQLNYKGCPSPRSGHRMVLYKHKLVVFGGFYDTLREVRYFNDLHVFDLDTFKWQEIKPTPGCLWPSARSGFQLFVYQDDIYLYGGYSKEVSSDKNSSEKGIVHSDMWLLDPKTWVWNKVKKGGMPPGPRAGFSMCVHKKRAVLFGGVVDMEAEGDVLMSLFLNELYGFQLDINRWYPLELRKEKSTKDKMKKKKDEDDEMDCDEVGNMESNIDDISLNMERNIRVDEVATKSVIEEVVKPCGRINSSMVVGRDTLYVYGGMMEIRDQEITLDDLYALNLSKLDEWKCLIPASESEWVEASEDDDDDDDDEDDDDDDEDSEDDDEDKGDSDDTDDDDVEGSNGDDVMGDAVAIIKGEGKKLRRKEKRARIDQIRASLGLSDSQRTPMPGEALKDFYKRTNSYWQMAAYEHTAHTGKELRKDGFDLAETRFKELKPILDELAVLEAEQKAEEAEGPETSVSRKKGTKKNKHLGSK